One part of the Apus apus isolate bApuApu2 chromosome 23, bApuApu2.pri.cur, whole genome shotgun sequence genome encodes these proteins:
- the CTSE gene encoding LOW QUALITY PROTEIN: cathepsin E (The sequence of the model RefSeq protein was modified relative to this genomic sequence to represent the inferred CDS: deleted 1 base in 1 codon), with protein MNLLLLLAALCLSLASGLKRVALTRQRSLRQSLRDRGQLSHFWEAHRLDRLRYGEDCTAFSTANEPLINYLDVEYFGQISIGTPPQNFTVVFDTGSSNLWVPSVYCISKACAVHAKFHPSQSSTYQMVGTPFSIQYGTGSLTGVIGSDRVAIQGLTVNNQQFAESISEPGKTFLDAAFDGVLGLGYPSLAVGGITPVFDNMMAQNLVELPMFSVYLSKNSEVSMGGELLFGGFDPSHFTGTLNWVPVTKQGYWQIQLDNIQVGGTVAFCANGCQAIVDTGTSLINGPSKDVKELQNYIGATPVDGVCTVDCNNLSVMPDVTFTINGLPHTLSAQAYTLMEYIDGTTICTSGFQGSDVPPPTGPLWILGDVFIRQFYSVFDRGNNRVGFAPAIP; from the exons atgaacctcctgctcctcctcgccgccctctgcctctccctggcCAGCGGCTTGAAAAG GGTGGCCCTGACGCGGCAGCGCTCCCTGCGGCAGTCCCTGCGGGATCGGGGGCAGCTCTCCCACTTCTGGGAAGCCCACAGGCTGGACAGGCTCCGCTATGGCGAGGACTGCACTGCCTTCAGCACAGCCAACGAGCCTCTCATCAACTACTTGGAT GTAGAGTATTTTGGGCAGATCTCCATCGGGACC CCCCCCCAGAACTTCACCGTGGTCTTTGACACAGGCTCCTCCAACCTCTGGGTGCCATCAGTCTACTGCATCAGCAAAGCCTGTG CTGTGCACGCCAAGTTCCACCCATCACAGTCCAGCACATACCAGATGGTAGGGACCCCCTTCTCCATCCAGTACGGGACCGGCAGCTTGACGGGGGTCATCGGATCTGACCGAGTAGCC ATCCAAGGCCTCACCGTGAACAACCAGCAGTTTGCAGAGAGCATCAGTGAGCCAGGAAAAACCTTCCTGGATGCAGCGTTTGATGGGGTCCTGGGGCTGGGTTACCCCTCGCTGGCCGTGGGCGGGATCACCCCTGTCTTTGACAACATGATGGCCCAAAACCTGGTGGAGCTGCCCATGTTCTCTGTCTACCTGAGCAA gaACTCTGAAGTCTCCATGGGAGGAGAGCTGCTTTTTGGTGGCTTTGACCCCTCCCACTTCACAGGGACCCTAAACTGGGTGCCTGTCACCAAGCAAGGGTACTGGCAGATCCAGTTGGACAA catCCAGGTGGGTGGGACAGTGGCTTTCTGTGCCAACGGCTGCCAGGCCATCGTGGACACTGGGACATCCCTCATCAATGGGCCCAGCAAGGACGTAAAAGAACTGCAAAACTATATTGGTGCCACACCAGTGGATGGAGTG TGCACCGTGGACTGCAACAACCTCAGTGTGATGCCTGACGTCACCTTCACCATCAACGGGCTCCCCCACACTCTCAGTGCCCAGGCCTACACCCTCATG GAGTACATTGATGGCACAACCATCTGCACCAGTGGCTTCCAGGGTTCGGATGTCCCCCCTCCCACAGGACCCCTCTGGATTTTGGGTGACGTGTTTATCCGTCAGTTTTACTCTGTCTTTGACCGTGGAAATAACAGGGTGGGCTTTGCTCCCGCAATCCCTTAG